From Dromaius novaehollandiae isolate bDroNov1 chromosome 15, bDroNov1.hap1, whole genome shotgun sequence, a single genomic window includes:
- the EGR1 gene encoding early growth response protein 1, giving the protein MAAAKAEMQLLPPLQIPDPFGAFPHSPPAMDGHYPKLEEMMLLGGGGPQFLAPPGAPESGGFGAAGEPGEQHFEHLAADTFPDISLNNEKALPETSYPNQTTRLPPITYTGRFSLEPAPSSGNTLWPEPLFSLVSGLVGMANPPPTSTPSSSSPSSSSQSPPLSCSAQASESSPIYSAAPTFPNSSSDIFPEPQTQSFPNPSGAPIQYPPPAYPAAKANFQVPMIPDYLFPQQQGELSLVPADQKPFPTLETRAQQPSLTPLSTIKAFATQTGSQELKTLNTNYQSQLIKPSRMRKYPNRPSKTPPHERPYACPVESCDRRFSRSDELTRHIRIHTGQKPFQCRICMRNFSRSDHLTTHIRTHTGEKPFACDICGRKFARSDERKRHTKIHLRQKDKKVEKTPPVSTASPVPAYSSSVATSYPSSIATTYPSSVRTAYSSPAPSSYPSPAHTAFPSPSVATTYPSGTAAFQTQVATSFPSPGVTNNFSSQVTSVLSEMTSTFSPRTIEIC; this is encoded by the exons ATGGCCGCGGCCAAGGCGGAGATGCAGCTCCTGCCCCCGCTGCAGATCCCCGACCCCTTCGGCGCCTTCCCGCACTCGCCCCCCGCCATGGACGGCCACTACCCCAAGCTGGAGGAGATGAtgctgctcggcggcggcggcccgcagTTCCtcgccccccccggggcgcccgaGAGCGGGGGCTTCGGCGCCGCCGGGGAGCCCGGGGAGCAGCACTTCGAGCACCTGGCGGCAG acacTTTTCCCGACATCTCCCTGAATAACGAGAAAGCCCTGCCAGAAACTAGCTATCCTAACCAGACAACGCGGCTGCCACCGATAACCTACACGGGGCGCTTCTCCCTGGAGCCAGCCCCCAGCAGCGGCAACACCCTGTGGCCGGAGCCCCTCTTCAGCCTGGTCAGCGGGCTGGTGGGCATGGCGAACCCACCTCCCACCTCTACGCCCTCTTCGTCGTCACCGTCCTCCTCCTCGCAGAGCCCGCCTCTGAGCTGTTCTGCCCAAGCCAGCGAAAGCAGTCCCATTTATTCGGCTGCACCAACTTTTCCCAACTCCAGCTCTGACATTTTCCCTGAACCACAGACCCAGTCCTTTCCCAACCCCTCTGGAGCCCCCATCCAGTATCCGCCGCCAGCTTACCCGGCTGCTAAAGCCAACTTTCAGGTGCCAATGATCCCGGATTACCTGTTCCCTCAGCAGCAGGGCGAGCTCAGCCTTGTCCCGGCTGACCAGAAGCCCTTCCCGACCCTAGAGACCAGAGCGCAGCAGCCTTCCCTCACACCGCTGTCCACTATCAAGGCATTCGCCACCCAGACCGGCTCCCAGGAGCTGAAGACCCTCAACACTAACTACCAGTCCCAGCTGATCAAGCCCAGCAGGATGAGGAAATACCCCAACCGCCCCAGCAAGACCCCTCCTCACGAGCGGCCCTACGCCTGCCCGGTGGAGTCCTGCGACCGGAGGTTTTCGCGGTCCGATGAGCTGACTCGGCACATCCGCATCCACACGGGACAGAAACCTTTCCAGTGCCGCATTTGCATGCGGAACTTCAGCAGGAGCGACCACTTGACCACACACATCCGCACGCACACGGGGGAGAAGCCATTTGCCTGTGACATTTGTGGCAGAAAGTTTGCTAGGAGTGATGAGAGGAAGAGACACACTAAAATCCACCTTAGGCAAAAGGACAAGAAAGTGGAAAAGACACCACCGGTCTCAACCGCTTCCCCAGTTCCTGCCTACTCGTCCTCTGTGGCCACATCCTACCCTTCCTCCATCGCCACCACTTACCCCTCATCAGTACGCACGGCGTATTCTTCCCCAGCCCCCTCTTCCTACCCCTCCCCTGCACACAccgccttcccctctccctccgtAGCGACAACCTACCCCTCGGGCACCGCCGCTTTTCAGACCCAAGTGGCCACCTCCTTCCCGTCGCCGGGGGTCACCAACAACTTCAGCTCACAGGTGACCTCGGTGCTTTCAGAGATGACATCAACCTTTTCTCCAAGGACAATCGAGATTTGCTGA